The Stenotrophomonas sp. ASS1 genome segment GACATCGCGCGTACCGCCGAGGACAACGGCATCGCCTTCGGCTTCGTAGCCGACGGCCTTTACATCAACGAGAAGTCGATCCCGCACTTCCTTAACCGCTTCGAGCCGATCTCGCTGCTGTCGGCGCTGGCCACGGCGACGAAGAAGATCGGCCTGGCGGGCACGCTGTCGACCTCCTACAGCGACCCGTTTACCGTGGCCCGGCAGTTCGCTTCGCTGGACCTGCTCAGCGGCGGTCGTGCGGGGTGGAACGTGGTGACGTCGCCGCTGGAGGGTTCGGGGCGCAACTACGGTCGCCCGCACCCGGAGCACGCGCTGCGCTACCAGATCGCCGACGAGTACCTGGACGTAGTGCAAGGGCTGTGGGATTCCTGGGACGACGATGCCTTCGTGCGTGAGCGCGACAGCGGCACGTTCTTCGCGCCGGACAAGTTCCACCGCCTCGACCACAAGGGCCGCTTTTTCCAGGTGGAAGGGCCGCTCAACATCCAGCGTTCGCCACAGGGGCAGCCGGTGATCTTCCAGGCCGGGTCGTCCGACGATGGCATCGCGCTGGCCGGAAAGTACGCCGATGCGGTGTTCACCCATTCGCCATCGCTGGAGGAGACCCGCGCGTTCACCCAGAAGGTGAAGAACTCGGCGATCGCCCACGGCCGCAGCGGCAATGACGTGAAGATCTTCCCGGGC includes the following:
- a CDS encoding LLM class flavin-dependent oxidoreductase translates to MSTTPRHIPFGIMLQGPGSHMHAWKHPSNPADASVNLQFYIDIARTAEDNGIAFGFVADGLYINEKSIPHFLNRFEPISLLSALATATKKIGLAGTLSTSYSDPFTVARQFASLDLLSGGRAGWNVVTSPLEGSGRNYGRPHPEHALRYQIADEYLDVVQGLWDSWDDDAFVRERDSGTFFAPDKFHRLDHKGRFFQVEGPLNIQRSPQGQPVIFQAGSSDDGIALAGKYADAVFTHSPSLEETRAFTQKVKNSAIAHGRSGNDVKIFPGIGPIVGRTAEEAEAKYQAIAALATLEDALAYLGRFFDHHDFSQYDPDAPFPELGDIGSNSFRSTTDRIKQDAREKGLSLRQVALEAVSPRPNFIGTPEHVADELIRWFDAGASDGFILGFAAQREGLDDFVTQVLPILQARGYHQRELEGQTLRAHLGLPYKASRHSTDAEPARKAG